A window of the Trichoderma asperellum chromosome 6, complete sequence genome harbors these coding sequences:
- a CDS encoding uncharacterized protein (EggNog:ENOG41), producing the protein MDQQPSPSPLAQKTPVVRITEPSQDTAAAAPPSPTPERKLKTKAKMSSLETVLESDSRIHHGLSPDDATRPVAKTASLTPHGENERQAEKRSQYFHDALYERSGWCSATEAVRREALVYAEVRTNVTVEDEQHFLITFSHQLAARYNRYPASAVVSLVHSQCLFFGGSSHPAYILTVTALPCEIQPATNKRNTAVLQKHMEAILRVTPSRGMVRFVPIAEECLAWGSKTVAGRISDAVVKDREIASEGEGSRARERRILKSLSLRRSPANITPPNTQPPTSSNQGQEAARSPAARKESADKPEGDENVKAVKKKKSIIHTLFRTTKAEDEDP; encoded by the exons ATGGATCAGCAACCATCTCCGTCTCCTCTAGCACAAAAAACCCCGGTCGTCAGAATCACGGAGCCATCCCAagatacagcagcagcagcacccccTTCTCCCACACCTGAGAGAAAACTCAAGACTAAAGCCAAGATGTCTAGCTTGGAGACTGTTCTGGAAAGCGATTCTCGAATCCATCATGGCTTATCGCCAGATGATGCAACCAGGCCCGTTGCTAAAACAGCATCTTTAACTCCGCATGGTGAAAATGAGCGTCAGGCTGAGAAACGAAGCCAGTACTTTCACGACGCGCTTTACGAACGATCCGGATGGTGTTCAGCTACGGAAGCCGTACGAAGAGAGGCCTTGGTTTATGCCGAAGTGAGAACAAATGTTACG GTTGAGGACGAGCAGCACTTTCTCATCACCTTCTCCCATCAGCTCGCCGCAAGGTACAATCGCTATCCCGCTTCCGCCGTTGTTTCTCTTGTCCACAGTcaatgcctcttcttcggcggcTCATCGCATCCCGCCTACATCCTCACCGTTACGGCTCTCCCTTGCGAAATTCAACCGGCCACCAATAAGCGGAACACGGCTGTCTTGCAGAAACACATGGAAGCTATTCTTCGAGTCACCCCTTCCAGAGGGATGGTGCGCTTTGTCCCCATAGCAGAAGAGTGTCTCGCTTGGGGGAGTAAAACAGTTGCGGGACGGATTTCAGATGCTGTGGTTAAGGATAGAGAGATTGCAAGTGAAGGAGAAGGGAGCAGAGCGCGTGAGAGACGGATATTAAAG TCACTATCGTTGCGAAGATCTCCAGCAAACATTACGCCTCCGAATACACAGCCTCCAACTTCTTCAAACCAGGGGCAGGAAGCCGCCCGGAGCCCAGCTGCTCGCAAAGAATCTGCTGATAAGCCCGAGGGAGACGAGAACGTCAAAGcagttaaaaagaagaagagcattaTTCACACGCTGTTTAGGACAACAAAggctgaagacgaggacCCTTGA
- a CDS encoding uncharacterized protein (BUSCO:EOG092D1N80) translates to MRPRTLDEVCGQELVGPNGVLRSLIESDRVPSMILWGASGTGKTTIARCIAQMVGSRFIELNATSSGVQECKKLFQEAANELQLTGRKTIIFCDEIHRFNKAQQDVFLRPVEAGTITLIGATTENPSFKVANALLSRCRTFTLRSLSTEDIVDILRRARKVEESVYPPSPLIDDEMMSYLARFSDGDARTALNLLELALSLTLREGMTQETMKQSLTKTLVYDRAGDQHYDTISAFHKSVRGNDPDAALYYLARMIQSGEDPLFIARRMVVIASEDVGLADNTLLPLATATYTATQQIGLPEARIPLAHCAVALCLAPKSTRAYRGLNNAFAALREPGVASLPVPLHLRNAPTRLMRDLGFGAEYKYPPNYKDGKVKQQYLPDDLVGRTFLEARDLGTVVDYDYEMKDMPT, encoded by the coding sequence ATGCGGCCAAGGACGCTGGATGAAGTGTGTGGACAAGAGCTCGTCGGACCCAACGGCGTCTTGCGATCGCTCATCGAATCGGACCGCGTGCCGTCCATGATACTCTGGGGAGCTTCTGGAACTGGCAAAACCACAATTGCGAGGTGCATTGCCCAGATGGTGGGGAGCCGCTTCATCGAGCTCAACGCCACCAGCTCGGGCGTGCAGGAATGCAAGAAGCTGTTCCAGGAAGCCGCCAATGAGCTGCAACTCACGGGCCGCAAGACCATCATCTTTTGTGACGAGATCCACCGATTCAACAAAGCCCAGCAAGACGTCTTTCTGCGGCCCGTCGAAGCAGGCACCATCACGCTCATCGGCGCCACGACCGAGAATCCGTCTTTCAAAGTTGCCAATGCGCTGCTCTCTCGATGCCGAACATTCACACTGCGATCTCTCAGCACAGAAGACATTGTTGATATCCTGAGGCGGGCTCGTAAGGTGGAGGAGTCGGTTTACCCCCCTTCGCCTCTCATCGACGACGAGATGATGAGCTATCTTGCCCGCTTCAGCGACGGCGATGCCCGCACAGCCCTGAACCTTCTGGAGCTCGCTCTATCTCTCACCCTGCGCGAGGGCATGACGCAAGAAACCATGAAACAGTCCCTCACCAAGACCCTCGTCTACGATCGCGCTGGCGACCAACACTACGACACAATCTCCGCCTTCCACAAGTCTGTCCGAGGGAACGACCCGGACGCTGCTCTATACTATCTCGCACGCATGATCCAGTCTGGCGAAGATCCCCTGTTCATTGCCCGCCGCATGGTCGTCATCGCCTCGGAAGATGTCGGCCTAGCAGACAACACTCTCCTACCTCTTGCCACAGCCACCTATACGGCCACCCAGCAGATTGGCCTCCCCGAAGCCCGCATCCCCCTGGCCCACTGCGCCGTTGCTCTCTGCCTCGCGCCGAAGAGCACCCGCGCATATCGCGGTCTGAACAATgcctttgctgctctgcGAGAGCCCGGCGTGGCGAGCTTGCCAGTTCCGCTGCACCTGAGAAACGCACCGACGAGATTAATGCGGGACCTGGGCTTTGGAGCAGAGTATAAATACCCGCCCAATTACAAGGACGGAAAAGTGAAACAGCAGTACCTTCCGGACGACCTAGTTGGCCGGACTTTTCTGGAGGCAAGAGATTTGGGGACGGTAGTTGATTATGATTACGAGATGAAGGATATGCCAACatga
- a CDS encoding uncharacterized protein (EggNog:ENOG41~TransMembrane:12 (i78-104o116-136i143-163o169-195i207-225o237-257i300-318o338-360i372-391o397-420i432-452o464-485i)) — protein sequence MATESNEAAYLPPPSVKDLGEGDGDVEHVEKDIKTVVAAVTDRPVHEMYLEAMERYPNDEAIDQAAEKRLLRKLDMRILPLLGICYFFYYVDKTTLSYAAIFGIKKDLNLVGDDYSWLSSSFYFGWLIWAIPSNLLMQRSPPAYYLAFNIFMWGALLMCQAAVKNLQSLLALRILSGAFEAIADPAFMLITSMYYTRAEQPSRISAWYAFNGVGVAGGGLIGYGIGQIKGMLPSWRYEFIIVGAFCAVWGICLFICLPNSPRTIWGFTHDEKLIMIARMRRNQTGVEQNKINWKQIKEAYLDYKTWLFTLLGFASNIPNGGISNFSTLVIQGLHFDTLHTALLGIPQGVLVVIWIGLGALANRFMPNNCRTLVCALFMLPTIAGALGFLLAPNDAYVGRLICFYLTGSYQASFVISLSLITSNTGGQSKKMIVSGMIWFGACIGNIAGPFFYKANQAPSYHLGIGSLLVANCVELALFFVFRYAFIWENKKKEKLRAELQERGELIAGELNATAFVDMTDKENPNFVYVY from the exons ATGGCCACTGAATCTAACGAAGCTGCCTATCTCCCTCCCCCTTCCGTAAAGGATCTGGGCGAGGGAGATGGCGATGTCGAACATGTCGAGAAGGACATCAAGACGGTTGTGGCCGCGGTCACTGACCGCCCGGTCCACGAGATGTACCTAGAGGCCATGGAGCGGTATCCCAACGACGAGGCGATCGACCAAGCGGCGGAGAAGCGATTATTGCGCAAACTAGACATGCGAATTCTGCCGCTGTTAGGCATTTGCTACTTCTTCTAT TACGTCGACAAAACCACACTGTCATATGCCGCCATCTTCGGCATCAAGAAGGACCTGAACCTCGTGGGCGACGACTATTCATGGCTGTCCAGCAGCTTTTATTTCGGCTGGCTGATCTGGGCCATCCCGTCCAACCTCCTCATGCAGCGCAGCCCGCCTGCATACTATCTCGCCTTCAACATCTTCATGTGGGGCGCCCTGCTCATGTGCCAGGCCGCGGTGAAGAATCTCCAGTCACTGCTTGCCCTTCGAATCCTGTCTGGGGCATTTGAAGCAATTGCCGACCCTGCCTTTATGCTTATCACGTCGATGTATTATACGAGGGCGGAGCAGCCATCGCGGATTTCTGCGTGGTATGCGTTCAATGGAGTGGGTGTTGCGGGCGGCGGGCTTATTG GATATGGCATCGGTCAGATCAAGGGAATGCTGCCGTCATGGCGCTACGAGTTCATCATCGTCGGAGCGTTTTGCGCCGTTTGGGGAATCTgcctcttcatctgcttACCCAATTCGCCTCGAACAATTTGGGGCTTTACCCATGACGAGAAGCTCATCATGATTGCGCGAATGAGGCGCAACCAGACCGGAGTAGAGCAGAACAAGATCAACTGGAAACAGATCAAGGAGGCCTATCTGGATTACAAGACTTGGCTCTTCACGCTGCTCGGTTTTGCATCCAACATCCCGAACGGCGGCATTTCCAATTTTTCTACTCTTGTTATCCAGGGCCTGCATTTCGATACGCTGCATACAGCCCTGCTGGGAATTCCGCAGGGAGTACTGGTGGTGATATGGATTGGGCTGGGTGCTTTGGCGAACAGGTTTATGCCAAATAACTGCCGTACGCTTGTCTGTGCGCTGTTCATGCTGCCCACAATCGCTGGAGCCCTTGGATTCTTACTTGCTCCAAATGATGCATATGTGGGGAGATTGATTTGCTT CTACTTGACCGGCTCATACCAAGCTTCATTCGTTAtttcgctctctctcatcacTTCAAACACTGGTGGCCAGTCCAAGAAGATGATTGTCTCCGGCATGATCTGGTTCGGTGCCTGCATAGGCAATATCGCCGGCCCCTTCTTCTACAAGGCTAATCAGGCGCCGTCATACCATCTTGGTATTGGCTCCCTCCTCGTTGCCAATTGCGTCGAACTAGcactcttcttcgtcttccgaTACGCCTTTATATgggagaacaaaaaaaaggagaagcttCGAGCAGAGCTTCAAGAGCGCGGCGAGCTTATTGCTGGCGAGCTGAATGCCACGGCGTTTGTTGACATGACGGATAAGGAGAACCCGAACTTTGTGTATGTTTACTGA
- a CDS encoding uncharacterized protein (EggNog:ENOG41), with amino-acid sequence MALQQPALRRCRGASSPRKTRSSPVTRSRLIEKRSCQRLAPSKHLDSFHSFAKLPTELRLRIWELSLPSPRLVPIQCGSNSISLPESSHSTPLTSSRQNSMTVGCMSTAPIPVNLHVCTESRLEALQTYRPSFGFARGPGQILFNSEIDIMYFGPREDFMATNSQFHTCMMLCDPQELANVRRLAINDALFWIGNTYNSMTAASFTLEVLREVATRMTGLEELIFVPWEEEDGDQEDAMQGRMARQIQTAMQSISQLYPSWEPPPWHIVPLSELPSMAG; translated from the exons ATGGCTCTCCAACAACCAGCATTACGGCGCTGTCGTGGCGCATCCTCTCCTCGCAAGACAAGATCCTCACCCGTCACCAGGAGCCGACTCATCGAGAAACGGTCATGCCAAAGACTCGCACCCTCAAAGCACCTCGATTCATTT CATTCTTTCGCCAAACTCCCCACAGAGCTTCGTCTCAGAATATGGGAGCTCAGCCTGCCTAGTCCACGCCTCGTTCCCATCCAGTgcggcagcaacagcatatCTCTTCCCGAATCCTCCCATTCAACCCCCCTCACATCATCACGTCAGAACAGCATGACTGTTGGATGCATGTCTACCGCACCGATACCCGTCAACCTGCACGTCTGCACAGAATCCCGCCTCGAGGCTCTCCAAACATACCGCCCTTCCTTTGGCTTCGCCCGAGGCCCAGGCCAGATTCTCTTCAACTCTGAAATCGACATCATGTACTTTGGCCCTCGTGAGGACTTCATGGCCACGAATTCTCAGTTTCACACCTGCATGATGCTGTGCGATCCACAAGAGCTGGCGAACGTGCGTCGCTTGGCCATTAACGATGCGCTTTTCTGGATTGGTAACACGTACAACTCCATGACGGCTGCAAGCTTCACCTTGGAGGTGTTGAGGGAGGTTGCAACGCGCATGACAGGACTAGAAGAGCTCATATTTGTGccttgggaagaagaagatggcgatcAAGAAGATGCCATGCAAGGGCGGATGGCTCGGCAGATCCAGACGGCGATGCAGAGTATATCGCAGTTGTACCCGTCTTGGGAGCCGCCGCCTTGGCATATTGTCCCGCTGAGCGAGCTCCCTAGCATGGCCGGTTGA
- a CDS encoding uncharacterized protein (EggNog:ENOG41~TransMembrane:4 (i41-65o85-109i121-146o184-206i)) produces the protein MSSLKNELSSSDFEVEAQGSERHSQLQSKHRLIGIVHSSRIALTVLALAAGITILGVSANGLLVYHETYLPAEFYLSLWPAQFDLRPTAALIAGGVIVTVANVVSLFFSKVQALRSLTGPHAIASIAAPAIGFIASLVAMSLFYAVNTSSTVDSLQSWTCRWTDVPTTAQPHFGALCKQSQAGVILSVLLVPLEAAILGVAGYQAILERKATKA, from the exons ATGTCCAGCCTCAAAAACGAACTGTCCTCTTCCGACTTTGAAGTCGAAGCCCAAGGCTCCGAGCGACACTCCCAGCTGCAGTCGAAGCACCGCCTCATCGGCATTGTTCACAGTTCTCGAATCGCCCTGACGGTCCTGGCCCTGGCGGCCGGCATCACCATCCTGGGTGTTTCGGCCAACGGACTGCTTGTCTACCACGAGACGTATCTCCCCGCCGAATTCTACCTCTCATTATGGCCGGCTCAGTTCGATCTGCGTCCCACGGCCGCATTGATTGCTGGCGGAGTCATTGTTACCGTGGCCAACGTTGTGTcactcttcttcagcaaggtCCAAGCC CTCCGTAGCCTGACGGGACCCCACGCAATTGCCAGCATCGCAGCCCCAGCTATTGGCTTCATTGCTTCCCTTGTCgccatgtctctcttttACGCCGTCAACACCTCCTCCACAGTCGACAGCCTCCAGAGCTGGACATGCCGCTGGACCGACGTGCCCACAACCGCCCAGCCGCACTTTGGCGCTCTGTGCAAGCAAAGCCAGGCTGGTGTCATACTATCAGTGTTGCTTGTTCCACTGGAAGCGGCCATTCTGGGAGTGGCGGGCTACCAGGCTATCCTGGAGCGAAAGGCCACAAAGGCATGA
- a CDS encoding uncharacterized protein (EggNog:ENOG41): MAPKKRKGRKGARQRAQQKSHLNDPRASQSGSPSIDGESDYHPAAPASMAGAEEEEEAAGGDTVADLVDDPEDDDDNFEVASLYPASQFRHGAMSTYRSAGGHFVAGDSRTLTSDLASTRSLWTMDLDYRDLHGRRYCREYHMPNDEIEQLRLTLLHQVFLHIFDGELSLAPFEELPSHILDVGTGTGEWAIRIAEMYPECEVVGTDISAIAETESVPVNVFFEIEDAEDWDRPPDHYDMIHMRWLAGAFRDWNFIYDCAYYSLKPGGWIEVLDFDGFDTIDFFSSHFPPESPIHRLFSDIHIAADMAGRKVSMSHLNAPDFMEAGFVDISVMEYSLPVIFGEPSVDKIWLMALIDGIESMALRLLTEYMNWDAEECKAVCEQVARELANVTKNPEAAKTLTTKLRVVVARKPLQAPRSNAAWPADEPFSLRSRREEGTPELESTPNETPRQTTEHIITGDLTPNGTY, from the exons ATGGCGCCGAAGAAGCGAAAAGGTCGAAAGGGAGCGCGCCAACGAGCGCAACAAAAATCCCATCTTAATGACCCCCGTGCGTCACAATCTGGGAGCCCATCCATCGACGGAGAAAGCGACTACCATCCAGCCGCACCAGCCAGCATGGCGGgtgccgaggaggaggaggaagcagcAGGCGGCGATACTGTCGCGGACCTCGTGGACGAccctgaagacgacgacgacaattTCGAGGTAGCCTCTCTTTACCCAGCGAGCCAATTCCGGCATGGCGCAATGAGCACATACAGGTCAGCCGGCGGGCATTTTGTGGCTGGAGATTCGCGGACGTTGACTTCTGACTT AGCGTCAACTCGGTCTCTATGGACCATGGACCTTGACTATCGTGACCTGCATGGTCGCAGATATTGTCGAGAGTATCACATGCCAAACGATGAGATCGAACAACTTCGACTGACATTACTGCACCAAGTCTTCTTGCACATCTTTGATGGGGAACTGAGTCTTGCTCCGTTCGAGGAGCTGCCCTCGCATATTCTCGATGTTGGCACCGGCACCGGCGAATGGGCAATCAGGATTGCAGAGATGTATCCGGAATGCGAGGTTGTTGGGACCGACATATCCGCCATTGCCGAAACCGAAAGCGTTCCCGTCAACGTGTTTTTTGAAATCGAGGATGCCGAAGACTGGGACCGGCCGCCGGACCACTACGATATGATTCACATGCGCTGGTTAGCGGGGGCCTTCCGTGATTGGAATTTCATTTACGACTGCGCATACTACTCGCTTAAGCCTGGTGGCTGGATAGAAGTCCTCGACTTTGATGGTTTTGATACCATTGATTTTTTCAGCAGTCACTTCCCACCCGAATCTCCTATCCATAGGTTATTCAGTGACATTCACATAGCTGCGGATATGGCGGGACGAAAGGTTTCCATGTCTCACCTGAACGCACCTGATTTCATGGAAGCGGGCTTCGTGGATATCAGTGTGATGGAATATTCTCTTCCCGTCATATTTGGTGAACCATCTGTTGATAAGATTTGGTTAATGGCTCTTATAGACGGCATTGAATCCATGGCTTTGCGCCTCCTTACTGAGTATATGAACTGGGATGCCGAGGAATGCAAAGCCGTCTGCGAACAGGTGGCTAGGGAATTGGCTAATGTTACCAAAAATCCCGAGGCTGCCAAAACTCTCACTACAAAGCTTCGCGTCGTCGTAGCGCGGAAACCTCTTCAAGCACCCAGATCAAACGCCGCTTGGCCTGCGGATGAACCTTTCTCTCTTCGATCtcgaagagaagagggaacTCCCGAGCTTGAATCTACGCCAAACGAAACACCTCGCCAGACAACCGAACATATTATCACGGGAGATCTCACTCCAAATGGTACATATTGA
- a CDS encoding uncharacterized protein (SECRETED:SignalP(1-28)) — protein MPTGSSPKSDVLCLPACLLACLFAATSSRTASTTTITKRWLPGSKAAVGPED, from the coding sequence ATGCCTACAGGCAGCTCGCCAAAGTCCGATGTGctctgcctgcctgcctgcctgcttgCCTGCCTGTTTGCTGCGACTAGTTCTAGAACCGCTTCGACAACGACGATCACCAAACGGTGGCTTCCTGGCTCCAAGGCGGCGGTAGGTCCCGAGGACTGA